A window of uncultured Draconibacterium sp. contains these coding sequences:
- a CDS encoding D-2-hydroxyacid dehydrogenase produces the protein MKVVVLDGYTLNPGDLSWDEIKKSGECTIYDRTSPDKTVERAKDAEAIFTNKVVLNKQIIEQLPKLRFIGVLATGFNVVDTVAAKNAGIVVCNIPAYSTQSVAQMVFSHILHFSQNISAHAQSVNRGEWAKSIDFAYWLTPQTELANKTLGIIGFGQIGQAVAQIGLAFGMKILFNNRSKKTTELDATQVDLETLLIESDFISINCPLTEENKGFINKTTIDKMKTSAYLINTGRGPLINEQDLADALNAERIAGAGLDVLSVEPAQADNPLPKAKNCSITPHIAWATLEARQRLMKIAATNLEAFINGKPINVVN, from the coding sequence ATGAAGGTGGTTGTACTCGACGGTTATACTTTAAATCCAGGCGATTTATCATGGGATGAAATTAAAAAGAGTGGCGAATGTACAATTTACGATCGCACATCACCCGATAAAACCGTTGAGAGAGCAAAGGATGCCGAAGCCATTTTTACCAACAAAGTAGTACTCAACAAACAAATTATTGAGCAATTGCCAAAGCTCAGATTTATTGGTGTACTTGCCACCGGGTTTAATGTGGTTGATACTGTTGCCGCAAAAAATGCGGGCATCGTTGTTTGCAATATTCCTGCTTACAGTACACAATCGGTAGCACAAATGGTTTTTTCGCACATACTCCATTTTTCGCAAAATATTTCGGCACATGCACAATCGGTAAATCGGGGAGAATGGGCAAAAAGTATCGACTTTGCATACTGGCTTACCCCTCAAACAGAACTGGCAAACAAAACGCTGGGGATAATTGGTTTTGGGCAAATCGGGCAGGCTGTTGCACAAATAGGACTGGCTTTTGGCATGAAAATTTTATTCAACAACAGGAGTAAAAAAACAACGGAACTGGATGCCACGCAGGTTGACCTTGAAACACTTTTAATTGAAAGTGATTTTATAAGCATCAATTGTCCACTAACCGAAGAGAATAAAGGTTTTATTAATAAAACCACAATCGATAAAATGAAAACATCGGCCTATTTAATTAACACAGGGCGCGGGCCGCTAATAAATGAACAAGATTTAGCCGATGCCTTAAATGCAGAACGAATTGCAGGTGCCGGGCTCGATGTTTTATCGGTTGAACCTGCGCAGGCCGACAATCCATTGCCAAAAGCAAAAAACTGTTCCATAACTCCTCATATTGCGTGGGCAACTTTAGAAGCCCGACAACGATTAATGAAAATTGCAGCTACCAATTTAGAAGCATTTATAAACGGAAAGCCAATTAACGTGGTCAACTAG
- a CDS encoding (deoxy)nucleoside triphosphate pyrophosphohydrolase: MIQVTCALIVSEGKVLIAQNKEDSDHPFQWEFPGGKLKAGETEEQCICREIKEELELEIRILERLLGVEYDYGIKKIELIPFVCSIESGELKLNDHIKTAWVEMAELGTVDFSAADKKLIGIDSNQKSLKKYTREQVD; the protein is encoded by the coding sequence ATGATTCAGGTAACATGTGCATTAATTGTTTCGGAAGGGAAGGTACTGATTGCCCAAAACAAAGAGGATTCCGATCATCCGTTTCAGTGGGAATTTCCGGGAGGGAAACTTAAAGCCGGCGAAACCGAAGAGCAGTGTATTTGCCGCGAGATAAAGGAAGAACTTGAGCTGGAAATTCGTATTTTGGAAAGGCTGCTCGGAGTTGAATACGATTATGGAATAAAAAAAATAGAGCTGATCCCGTTCGTTTGTAGCATCGAAAGCGGGGAGTTAAAACTGAACGATCATATTAAAACAGCCTGGGTTGAGATGGCAGAATTAGGAACTGTTGATTTTTCAGCGGCAGATAAAAAGCTGATTGGAATAGACTCGAATCAGAAAAGCTTAAAAAAATACACGCGGGAACAGGTGGACTAA